In Quercus robur chromosome 11, dhQueRobu3.1, whole genome shotgun sequence, the following proteins share a genomic window:
- the LOC126705166 gene encoding uncharacterized protein LOC126705166, giving the protein MSAGLDGVLGRPKAEWTPSRDAYLVELFIEQHNLGRTAYNEYKNVIRSVTHDFNKKFGTNLEENQIKNRYNVMKKDYGIVKALLSNTVCRMVVADDKVWDSYITVRSEARPFRRKSFPLYKQMSIIFEGERANGKKLASQIPRIQFEHCYREANRSADMLARMGANQSSSFSLHSSPPEDVKPLLEFDNSELYLNRRYPITLVNF; this is encoded by the exons ATGTCTGCTGGACTAGATGGAGTCCTAGGTCGACCCAAGGCAGAGTGGACACCATCACGTGATGCCTATTTGGTTGAGCTTTTCATTGAGCAACACAATCTTGGGAGGACTGCATACAATGaatataaaaatgtaattaGGTCTGTTACACATGATTTCAATAAGAAGTTTGGTACGAATTTGGAAGAGAACCAGATAAAAAACCGCTACAATGTGATGAAGAAAGATTATGGTATTGTTAAAGCCTTGCTTAGTAATACAGTATGTAGAATGGTTGTGGCTGATGATAAAGTTTGGGATAGCTATATTACA GTACGAAGTGAAGCAAGACCTTTCCGAAGAAAGAGCTTTCCTCTTTATAAACAAATGTCAATCATTTTTGAAG GAGAAAGAGCTAATGGCAA GAAGTTGGCTTCCCAAATCCCCAGGATTCAGTTTGAGCATTGCTATAGAGAAGCTAATAGGAGTGCAGACATGCTAGCAAGGATGGGTGCTAATCAATCCTCTTCCTTTAGTCTTCATTCTAGTCCTCCAGAGGATGTGAAACCTCTGTTAGAATTTGACAATTCTGAGTTGTATTTAAACAGGCGTTATCCTATAACTCTTGTAAATTTCTAG